GGACAGAAGCTCATTATACCACCTTTGCAGTTTAATAATTATTTTAATATTATTTAAGCTCTGTTATGATTTACAAAAAATGACCCCTTGACCGTAGCCAACAATACAACCCATTATAAATCTACCATCGAAATAAGAAAAATGTGCAAATATGCTTTTTAGTCAATAAAGCCAACCAAACAACCTCTGGAATATGCCAATCTCCTTCACCTCAACAGGCGCCTGCATAGTAGTTGAATATACGGTATCTCCATCCAGGTTTTCGTATCGTATCACCGTGTCCACTCCATAGGTCTTGGGCACAGCCTTGCTATCTGCCTTTATTTTATAGCTGGCAACTACTGTATCACCGGGCTTTATGGTATAGAGGAATGCCTGGTCGTCCGTGGTGCTCAGGGGGTCGGATGGGTTGATTATTGCCTTTGCATTCCTTGCTTCTTCCTCCCCCGTATTTTTAATCGCTATCTGCACGACATCTTCCCTTCCGGGATAAAGGCTGCCTGTGGTTCGCACCACTTCAAAATCTGCCTGCGTTTTTACCTTGAATTTCAGGGTCTGGTTCTGGCTCATCATCGAGTACCAGTAGCTTGCATCGTATGTTTGTACAGTGGCGTTTGGATTTGAGATCTGCACATATTTCTGGTAATCATAGGTTAGATTCAAATAGAGATTATATTCGCCAGCCTTGGCTTTCTTGGCGATTTTTATATCGAATTTTACCGGAGAAAGCGTATTCTCTCCGCTCTTTATGGAACCGACCTGCTGGGCTGGAGACATGACTTCAAGCGGACCGCTCGGATCTACGGAGAGCGCTGCAACTACGCCGGATGCATCAACGATCTTTGTCTCAAGCTTGACCTGGGTCTGGGCTGCATATATTTCATCAGCGGTTGTAGGGGTATGGTCTCTCTCAAATCCTAAATATTTGCCCTGGTTCATTAAGTCAATAGGCAGAGTAATGGTCTGGTCCCTGTCGAATTCATTGGTGCCGACTATGGTAGCATTAATATTAGGGCTTCCGTACGTATAATAGTAATGTTGCCCAAAATCAAAGCTCCTTGGCACGTTATATGTGGTCGGGGTATCCGCTCCGGCGGCGGACATCAAAACCAATAGAAAAAAGGCAATCAAAATTTTTTTCATTTATGCTTCCCTCCTGAAAAGATAGACACCAAGAGCGAAATAAAAAATCCCAAAGGAAATAAGTATAACCAAATCATTGGCTATAAAGCCAATCCCCTGACCCTTGATCATGATTGTGCGCATTGCATCGTTGGCATACGTGAGAGGCACCATATACGCTATCCAGCGCATCCAGTCCGGAGCAGAGCTTAAAGGATAGAAAACGCCCGTGGCAAACATGGAAGGAAAGGCGACTAACATGCTTATCGCCTGAAAAGAGATCATGTCCTCTGATACGGCAGAGATAGCCATTCCAAGACCTACCGCCCCAAAAGTGAAGATGATAAGCACAAGAGCCACAAGGAGCCAGCTTCCATTCATCGTGACGCCTAGGATAACAATTGCGCCGACTATAAGTACCACAGCCCTGGCAAGCTGCAATACAAGCTGATGCAGGGTTTTACCGAAAATAACGGCTCCCCGGCTCACAGGTGTCATCATAATGCGAACTAATGTGCCGTCCTGCCGCTCGCCTGCTATCGCATAACCCATGGTCTGAATAGTACCGAAGAACACTGTAAGGGCAATAACAGCAGGTGTGAGGAAGTCGATGTACTGCAGCTTTCCGTAAATATCAGGAATATTCAACGAAATTCGCGAACCTGACGTTCCTGCAAATAACTGTTTCATGAAATTAATGATTATGCCGCTTGATGTGGTGTCCGAGGAATCGGTCAGCAGTGTCAGGGTCACGCTCTCATTTTTTGCTACGCGTTCGCTATAATCGGGCGGAATTATCAGGACGGCTTTATACAACCCGGCATCTATTTTCCTCTCAGCCCCGGATTGCGACAAATCCTTCGTGTAGGTAATAGAGAACATTCTGGGATCCCCGTATTTGGGGATGAAGCTTCCGATTTCCTGAACAAGGGAACTTGAGGCTGTACCCGTGTCGTCATTGACGATGAGAATGTCGGCATTTTTGATCGTGCCACCCATGCCATAACCGAAAAAAACAATCATAACTATCGGGAACATGAACATCGGGATCATGAATGCTTTTTTCCTGAGGATCTGTCTGAACTCCTTGATCATAATTATCCAGGATTTCCGGATTTCATTTTTTAAATCCATTTCAATCACGTATCTCCTCGCCTGTCAGATGAATGAAAACTTCTTCAAGACTCGTGCTGTTTGAAGCCTTCTTCAGGTTTTCCGGCGTATCAAGTGCCAACAGTTTACCGGCATTCATTATCGCGACCCTGTCGCAGAGTTTATCTGCCTCATCCATGTAATGTGTAGTGAAAATAAGAGTTTTTCCTTCCTTATTGAACTTACGGGCAAGTTTCCAGATAGCCTGCCTGGTCTGGGGGTCAAGACCGGTCGTTGGTTCATCCCAGAAGATTATCTGCGGGTCGTGTATCACAGCACTGATAACTGAAAGGCGCTGCTTCATGCCGCCTGAAAAGCCGCCCGTAAGACGGTCTGCATGAGTTTCAAGATTGACCAGTTTCAGGTAGTACTCAATCCTTTCTTCCTTGACATTTTTCGGCACATCATAAAGGTTGCCCATAAGCTCCAGGTTCTCACGCGCCGTGAGGTCAGGGTAAAGGCTGAGCTTCTGTGGGACTATACCTATGATTGCCCTTATCCTGTCATCCTCCTTTTCAACATCAAAACCAGCAACTTTTATGCTGCCGCTTGTAGGTTTTATCAAAGTCGTCATCATGGCAAATGCAGTGGACTTGCCTGCGCCGTTGGGCCCTATCATGCCGAAAATCTCTCCTTTAAATATATCAAAACTGATATCATCTACTGCTGTTATTTTGGCTCTCCTTGCAAGGAAAACCTTGGTAAGATTCCTGACCTCAATGATGGATTCCAAGTTACTCACCTCATCTTCTTGTCCTCGACTTTACGATACCGTTTGTAAATATGTCAATAAACTCTTCAAACTCCTTTTCACTATCACCCAAAACATCATCACTAAGTACTCCTTTTAATAAAGATGTGTGTACGAAATAGCTGACAAAAACCAATGCCGCCGATCGAGGATTGACATTACGCATTTTTCCATTTTTTATTTGCAGCTCAAAATATTCGCTCAGGCGCGCTATATTCATTTGAAAAATAGATGAAAAAATCTCAGCGACTTCGGGTCTCCTTCGCCCTTCTTCGATCAGCATGAACATGAACATAAGGTATTCACGTTCTTTCATTCTATCCTTCATAGTCTTTGCAATGTTTTTACCTAAGTTGTGAAGGCTTGTTGTAAGGTCTGCCTCCTCTTCCATCCTGAATAAAGAATCGAGTACCGAAAGTACAGGCTCACGTTTCTTAATCAAAACCTCTTTCAGTAGGTTATCTTTTGATTGGAATTTTCGGAACAAAGTCAGTTCAGCAACATTTGCCTCTTGTGCGATTCTGCGGGTAGTTGCGCCTTTGTATCCTTCGCTGGCAAACACTTTCATGGCTGCATCTAATATCTTCTGCTCAGTCTCGTCCACATTTAGTAAGTAATTACTTACAAATATTTAAAGCTTCCACATTTGGCACATGGTGCGAAATCCCTTTATCCTTCAAATATGCAACCACAGTCTCCGGTTATTTTGTCTCTCCTTGCGAGGAAAACCTTGGAATGATTCCTGACCTCAATAATGGATTCCAATTAAACCTCACCTGTCATAGTAATCGCTCTATGATCTCTTTCTTGCACGGCTATGTTCATATAAAATTATGCTCAGGAAAATAAATATCACAATTACCCGAAAACGTATGATTGTTTGGCAAAGTAGTTTCCCCAGGTGAGCAACAGACCAAAGGCGAAGAGCAGCAGCGCGGGTCTCGTTCTTTGCAAAATTGCGATAGCTTAATACAATCTCGGGTCAAATTGCATTCGATATGCTATTTGATGCTTTTTTCAGTTACAACACAGGTATGATGGTAGAAAAAATTGTGTATGTTCTTATTATCATTGCCATTGCTTCCGTTATTGCAAAGATAATCGCTACTGCAATATCTCGTTTTGGAAAACAGTCGGGTTTACCCGATAATGTCATCAGCTCTATAAATAAAATCATCACCTATTTTATTGCTTTTATAGGGTTTGTAATGATTCTTGACATCTTTCAGTTCAATATTACTACTTTTATAGCCAGTTTTGGAATTATGGGTCTGGTAATCGGTCTGAGTTCTCAGGCTATTATATCGAATTTTATTTCCGGCATTCTTATCATGCTTGAAAAACCGTTTGATGCAGGAGATGTCATTGATATTATGGGGAGCCCTGGCATTGTAGAGGATATAAGCATTCGAAGTACCCGTATCAGGACCTTTGATGGTCGAATGATCACGGTTCCAAACTCCACATTTTCATCCAGTGCGATCGTAAATTATTCAAAAACAGGGGGAATTCAGGTGAAGATACCTCTATCCCTGACATCGGGCGCTGATTTAAAAAAAGTCTCGAAAATAATGATTTCAGCAGCCAAAAATAGACAGGGAATCCAGCAGCATGATATTGAGGTGTTAGTTACAGGGATAACACCTGGCGATTCGTCATGGAATGTAGGGGTTGAGCTTCGATTCTGGGTAAATCAGGTTTCAGAGAGAGATAGCATTGTTTCCATTGTTGTGGGCAGGATCAAAGAAGATTTTGCAAAAGAAAAAATAATGCTAAAGCCTTAAATTCCAAGAGCCTTATTCGTCTTTTTTATAGATTTTAGCCCGTCTTTCTCCATTTCAAGCATTGCCCTGATTGCATCCACGTTTTCAGGAACCACATCGGATTCCTGGTGTATCGCCTGGAAGAAATACAGCTCCCCCTTATGGAAAGAAATCGAATCCCTCCACACAACGTTCTCCCACATATCTCCGCGGGGCCTTCCAAGGTCTTTTGCGAATTCCATGGCTTCTGCTGTGGATTTTATCCCGTCCCTGCCGCTCACAAGCCTGATGCGCGGCCTTTCCTCGAAGACTTTTATAACCTCCTCTTCACTCATTGCCTTTTCCAGTTCGACATTCAGCGCATGGAGATGCATAAGCGTGGTTGGGGATTTTACTGCCATGGTTGTGATATCAATATCCGGAAGAATCGAGTTCACATCAGGACCGTGGTGCGAGGGGAGTTTGATGGGGTCAGGGATAAGTGCGTTTATAGGACCTGTTTTTATATCATTGGGGTCTGCAGCGCGCCTTATCAACGTAACCCTTGCCTTCTTCACGCCAGAAGTAGCATCGAGCGCATATAAAACCCGCACCAGCCCTGTGGTGTTGCATGAGACCACCCTTGCAAAATCCCTGCCAAGGGCTTTCTCATAGTTTGCCTCTGAATTAAAAGAAAAGCCAGCCAGTTCATGCTCCTCCCCGCCCTGCCAGATTGCTTTGATATTATGTTTTTCATAGAGCTTCTTATATTCTTCCCCAAAATCGCCGGGAGTGGCATCAATGACTATATCAGCTTTGTCAAGAAGCTCATTAAGGGTGCCGCTGACATTTATTTTTGATTTTTTGAAGAGTTCGATATTCTCTCTGGCTGTGGTATAAAGCTCGTATCCTTTTTTTTCTGCGATACATGCTTCAAAACTGGGTTTCGTCTTCACGACACCGACAACTTCCATGTCGTCCTGCGCCGCAACCGCATCTGCCACGCGTTTTCCTATCGTTCCATAGCCGTTGATTGCAACTTTCGCCTTCATCCGTTATTCTCCTATTATAGCTTCCTGTTTTGTTAAATTAACATCCATAATCCTGCCGTGAATGGTCTTGGTCTCGCCCAGCATGCCCTGGAGCTTGATCGAATCTTCATTCGCTGTTATCCTAACAACATCTTCCATTACGGTATTTCCTTTGAGAATTACCCTGAGTTCGCACATGACAGTTAATTCTACTTGGTGATATTAATATTTATCATCCCTTGCGGCTATAATGACGTGGAGGCTTTACAATACCTGAACTGAAGGTACTGCTCATACCCGATAATACAGTCATGGAAGAGCATTCCATCGTGGTAAAAGGCGATGTTCTTGTGGGAAACTACGCAGAGCTGAGCTATGGTTTGATTGCCAGAAGCGTAATCGCAGGCGAGCACGTGAAGGTCTCAGGCAACATAATCTCTGAGGGTGATGTCAGAATCGACATGTGGTCTGAGATTACAGGCGATGTGAGGACAAAGACAGATGCGTATCTCGGGGAATTTGTCAATATTTCCGGGAAACTCTTTGCTGCAGGCAATCTTGATGTTGGAAACAATGTGAAAATCAATGGCGGGTACGATGTTAAAGGCTGGATTGTTGTGCGCAACCCTCTTCCTGTGGTCATGTTCCTATTCCTTTATCTGATGGCACTGCTGCGCTTTGGAAACGAGGAGGAGGTTGAAAAGGCGCTTTCCGAGCTTTTTTCGGACGATATGCCGGATAATGAAGTTCTTTCAATACCCAACAGGACAAAGATAAGCCTTGAAGCAATCAAGACAATCTCACCAGCTAAAATAGGGAGCCACTGCCGCCTGCTCGGCAATATCCGCGCCCGTTCCCTTTCCATGGGAAACCACGTAACACTGTTCGGCAGTATCCGCGCAACGGATGATGTTGCCATAGGGCGAGGCTGTATAGTCCACGGAAATCTTGTCTCAACAAAAGGAAAGGTAATTCTGGGAAGAAACTGCAAGATTCTCGGTAAGATTAGCGCGGATACAGTATTAATGCATGAAACTTCTAACGTGGATGGCACCTTAACAGCCTCGGGCGGTGTGATAATAGAAAGGGACGACCTTGAGGGACTGGGTGAGCTTGAAAAAAGGCTTTTTTATGGATTTACCCTGCTTGAGGATATTTGAGGAAGTTGCATTTTATCGATAAAAATGGGGCACGCAATTCAAGTACTAAGGGAAATCTTTTGGGTGATAAATATCAATTTCAACACGTCCCTTTATTCGCAATATAAAATCATCTTCGTCTAAGGATACGAGGACTGCATGGTGTTTTAGCGCAGTTTCGAGATAAAGAGAATCCATCGCATAAGTTCCGTACAGCGCCCCGGTATATCCCGCGCTGGTGCAGAAATGGCCATCGCAGATTTCCCATATAGAAACCATCCGCCTGAGGTTGTTCTCCTGAGTCTTTCCAGTTTCCATCCCAAGGTATTTTGTTATGTTCCGTATAACTTCGGTCAGGCAGATTGTAGGCTCGATTAGATAGAATTCACCATCAGCTACCGCCTGAATCACTCGCTTGCAATCAGGAGAATAAGGCTCGTTCCCTTTTGTTGAAGCAATAAAAACATTTGCGTCAATGCAAATTGGTTTCATTCATTGTGTCTCCTGTCCTTTTTTGTCATTTCGAGGACAGAAGGGGCAGTTTTTGGCCACTTTTTTTCAAGTTTTTTAGCATTTGCAAGCCAAGCTCTGGCTGCCGATTTGGTCTCATCTTCCTTTATGCGGCTGCCGCTTTCCAGAACCATTTTTCTGAGGTCATGTATCTGTTCATCTATGGATGTTATTTTCTCGATTATTTCGCCATCTGCCATGCATCTTATTTTTATTTTTTAGGTTTAAATAGTTGCTTGAGATACTTATACCTGAAAAAATCAAGCCGGATCAATAAACAGTCACGCTTTTTACCCCTTTTATCTTCGTGAGAGCGTTCACAAGCTCCCCGCTCACCTTTCCTTCCGTAATTATGGTAAGCCTTGGATTTTCGGTGAGGTAGGGGTCGTCAGACACAGCCTGCCTGATAATAATTCCGTGTTCAGCCACAGATGTTGCCACGCTCCCCAGCAGCCCTTTTCTGGCAGCGTCGTCGGGCGTGATGATTATGACGCCAAGACCGAGCAAAGGCGCGACTTCCCGCAGGAGTGGCATGGTGCAGATATTCTGGAATATCGCCATGAGCTTTGCATCCTTTGAAACGGTTTCACAGGTTGCGTCAACCACCCTTCTGTCCACTCCGATTTCCTGAGCTATCTGGGTGTGAGGTATTTCGATACTGCCTGAGACCACCCTGCCGTCTTTATTTATCTGGAAACCCCTTTCTAAAAGCAGTCTTACAACTTTTTCCTGAGCCGGGTGGTTCTTGAATTTTTCCTGGATAATACTCCACATTAATTCTATTATAGTTATACTTAATACAAATGTTTTGTCATCTCTAAAAGTGATTTCGACATAAAAAAGTCTCCAGATACAAGAACACGGTTATATGCAACGCCTTCTGCAGCCCTTTTTACTTACGCTTTTTTCAATTTGTTGGCTAAGTCTTTTCCCAGCCTCTTGCACTCTTCAAGATCCTTGTCTGTAGGCTGATACTGTATGCGCAGTACAGGGTCGATAACATTAATACCGAGTTCGCGCATCTTTTCCGCAATCATCACAGGCGCCTCACCGCTCCATCCATAAGAGCCGAAGGCTGCACCTGTTTTACCCTTCACATTCGCTTTTGAAAGGCTGTCAATGAATTTTTCCATCGGGGGCAGCATCTTATAATAGAAAGTCGAAGAGCCTATGGCAATGGCATCCGCAGA
The nucleotide sequence above comes from Candidatus Methanoperedens sp.. Encoded proteins:
- a CDS encoding ABC transporter permease; this encodes MDLKNEIRKSWIIMIKEFRQILRKKAFMIPMFMFPIVMIVFFGYGMGGTIKNADILIVNDDTGTASSSLVQEIGSFIPKYGDPRMFSITYTKDLSQSGAERKIDAGLYKAVLIIPPDYSERVAKNESVTLTLLTDSSDTTSSGIIINFMKQLFAGTSGSRISLNIPDIYGKLQYIDFLTPAVIALTVFFGTIQTMGYAIAGERQDGTLVRIMMTPVSRGAVIFGKTLHQLVLQLARAVVLIVGAIVILGVTMNGSWLLVALVLIIFTFGAVGLGMAISAVSEDMISFQAISMLVAFPSMFATGVFYPLSSAPDWMRWIAYMVPLTYANDAMRTIMIKGQGIGFIANDLVILISFGIFYFALGVYLFRREA
- a CDS encoding ABC transporter ATP-binding protein is translated as MESIIEVRNLTKVFLARRAKITAVDDISFDIFKGEIFGMIGPNGAGKSTAFAMMTTLIKPTSGSIKVAGFDVEKEDDRIRAIIGIVPQKLSLYPDLTARENLELMGNLYDVPKNVKEERIEYYLKLVNLETHADRLTGGFSGGMKQRLSVISAVIHDPQIIFWDEPTTGLDPQTRQAIWKLARKFNKEGKTLIFTTHYMDEADKLCDRVAIMNAGKLLALDTPENLKKASNSTSLEEVFIHLTGEEIRD
- a CDS encoding TetR/AcrR family transcriptional regulator, which translates into the protein MDETEQKILDAAMKVFASEGYKGATTRRIAQEANVAELTLFRKFQSKDNLLKEVLIKKREPVLSVLDSLFRMEEEADLTTSLHNLGKNIAKTMKDRMKEREYLMFMFMLIEEGRRRPEVAEIFSSIFQMNIARLSEYFELQIKNGKMRNVNPRSAALVFVSYFVHTSLLKGVLSDDVLGDSEKEFEEFIDIFTNGIVKSRTRR
- a CDS encoding mechanosensitive ion channel family protein, which translates into the protein MLFDAFFSYNTGMMVEKIVYVLIIIAIASVIAKIIATAISRFGKQSGLPDNVISSINKIITYFIAFIGFVMILDIFQFNITTFIASFGIMGLVIGLSSQAIISNFISGILIMLEKPFDAGDVIDIMGSPGIVEDISIRSTRIRTFDGRMITVPNSTFSSSAIVNYSKTGGIQVKIPLSLTSGADLKKVSKIMISAAKNRQGIQQHDIEVLVTGITPGDSSWNVGVELRFWVNQVSERDSIVSIVVGRIKEDFAKEKIMLKP
- a CDS encoding type II glyceraldehyde-3-phosphate dehydrogenase, with the translated sequence MKAKVAINGYGTIGKRVADAVAAQDDMEVVGVVKTKPSFEACIAEKKGYELYTTARENIELFKKSKINVSGTLNELLDKADIVIDATPGDFGEEYKKLYEKHNIKAIWQGGEEHELAGFSFNSEANYEKALGRDFARVVSCNTTGLVRVLYALDATSGVKKARVTLIRRAADPNDIKTGPINALIPDPIKLPSHHGPDVNSILPDIDITTMAVKSPTTLMHLHALNVELEKAMSEEEVIKVFEERPRIRLVSGRDGIKSTAEAMEFAKDLGRPRGDMWENVVWRDSISFHKGELYFFQAIHQESDVVPENVDAIRAMLEMEKDGLKSIKKTNKALGI
- a CDS encoding CooT family nickel-binding protein; translation: MCELRVILKGNTVMEDVVRITANEDSIKLQGMLGETKTIHGRIMDVNLTKQEAIIGE
- a CDS encoding acyltransferase; the protein is MEEHSIVVKGDVLVGNYAELSYGLIARSVIAGEHVKVSGNIISEGDVRIDMWSEITGDVRTKTDAYLGEFVNISGKLFAAGNLDVGNNVKINGGYDVKGWIVVRNPLPVVMFLFLYLMALLRFGNEEEVEKALSELFSDDMPDNEVLSIPNRTKISLEAIKTISPAKIGSHCRLLGNIRARSLSMGNHVTLFGSIRATDDVAIGRGCIVHGNLVSTKGKVILGRNCKILGKISADTVLMHETSNVDGTLTASGGVIIERDDLEGLGELEKRLFYGFTLLEDI
- a CDS encoding type II toxin-antitoxin system VapC family toxin, which codes for MKPICIDANVFIASTKGNEPYSPDCKRVIQAVADGEFYLIEPTICLTEVIRNITKYLGMETGKTQENNLRRMVSIWEICDGHFCTSAGYTGALYGTYAMDSLYLETALKHHAVLVSLDEDDFILRIKGRVEIDIYHPKDFP
- a CDS encoding amino acid-binding protein, with amino-acid sequence MWSIIQEKFKNHPAQEKVVRLLLERGFQINKDGRVVSGSIEIPHTQIAQEIGVDRRVVDATCETVSKDAKLMAIFQNICTMPLLREVAPLLGLGVIIITPDDAARKGLLGSVATSVAEHGIIIRQAVSDDPYLTENPRLTIITEGKVSGELVNALTKIKGVKSVTVY
- a CDS encoding flavodoxin domain-containing protein, with protein sequence MPKVVVVYLSTSGNTKAMADSIAEGVESRNVAAAVMNFHEARIEEIKSADAIAIGSSTFYYKMLPPMEKFIDSLSKANVKGKTGAAFGSYGWSGEAPVMIAEKMRELGINVIDPVLRIQYQPTDKDLEECKRLGKDLANKLKKA